In the bacterium genome, one interval contains:
- a CDS encoding aminotransferase class III-fold pyridoxal phosphate-dependent enzyme, whose amino-acid sequence MAVVKPTPATQAIAELTREHVLIPWEAQGGPPPLAIDHAKGCYLYTAGGERILDFCSGLINVNAGHSHPKIIAGIQRQAERLTFVNPSFSTEPRARLAEKLSRIAPNQAYPKVFFTNGGADANENAVKMARLYTGRQKVLVSYRGYHGATYGAITLSGDPRRWPAEPGIPGVTRFLTPYPYRSPFMVPAERETAAALEHLETVLMYEGPDSVAAILIEAMIGGSGLVIYPDGYLKGVRDICDRYGIALVFDEVMTGFGRTGEWFVCQHWNVLPDMISFAKGVTSGYVPLGGVLVSEKISRHFDDNVLWAGLTYSGHPLACAAGIANLEVFEEERLVARARRMGEVLGPKLRKMAERHPKVGDVRGLGLFWGIELVKDRASKEPLEPFAKRGAGPSPMKSLVTAARKRGAYIMGRYNVFLAAPPLVVSEEEIEAGVQAIDGALTDIGA is encoded by the coding sequence ATGGCGGTCGTCAAGCCGACGCCTGCGACGCAGGCGATCGCGGAGCTCACGAGGGAGCACGTCTTGATCCCGTGGGAAGCGCAGGGCGGTCCGCCGCCGCTCGCGATCGATCACGCGAAGGGCTGCTACCTCTACACGGCCGGCGGCGAGCGCATCCTCGACTTCTGCTCAGGCCTCATCAACGTCAACGCCGGGCACAGCCATCCGAAGATCATCGCGGGCATCCAGCGGCAGGCCGAGCGTCTCACGTTCGTCAATCCGAGCTTCTCGACGGAGCCGCGCGCACGGCTCGCAGAGAAGTTGTCGCGCATCGCGCCCAATCAAGCGTACCCCAAGGTCTTCTTCACGAACGGCGGCGCCGACGCCAACGAGAACGCCGTCAAGATGGCGCGCCTCTACACCGGACGCCAGAAGGTGCTCGTCTCCTACCGCGGCTACCACGGCGCGACCTACGGCGCGATCACGCTGAGCGGCGATCCGCGGCGGTGGCCGGCGGAGCCGGGCATCCCCGGCGTGACCCGCTTTCTCACGCCGTACCCGTACCGCAGCCCCTTCATGGTGCCGGCGGAGCGCGAGACGGCCGCGGCGCTCGAGCACCTCGAGACCGTGCTGATGTACGAGGGCCCGGACAGCGTGGCCGCGATCCTGATCGAGGCGATGATCGGCGGGAGCGGCCTCGTGATCTATCCGGACGGCTACCTCAAGGGCGTGCGGGACATCTGCGACCGCTACGGGATCGCGCTGGTCTTTGACGAGGTGATGACGGGCTTCGGCCGGACCGGCGAATGGTTCGTCTGCCAGCATTGGAACGTGCTGCCGGACATGATCTCGTTCGCGAAAGGCGTGACCTCCGGCTACGTCCCGCTCGGCGGCGTGCTGGTGTCCGAGAAGATCTCCCGCCATTTCGACGACAACGTGCTGTGGGCCGGGCTCACCTATTCCGGCCACCCGCTCGCGTGTGCGGCCGGCATCGCCAACCTCGAGGTCTTTGAAGAAGAACGCCTCGTGGCGCGCGCGCGACGGATGGGCGAGGTGCTCGGTCCGAAACTGCGCAAGATGGCGGAGCGGCACCCGAAGGTCGGCGACGTGCGCGGCCTGGGGCTGTTCTGGGGGATTGAGCTCGTCAAGGACCGCGCCTCCAAGGAGCCGCTCGAGCCGTTTGCCAAGCGCGGCGCGGGGCCGAGTCCGATGAAGTCTCTCGTGACCGCGGCCCGCAAGCGCGGCGCCTACATCATGGGCCGCTACAACGTGTTCCTGGCGGCGCCGCCGCTCGTGGTCTCCGAGGAAGAAATCGAAGCCGGCGTGCAGGCGATCGACGGCGCGCTGACGGACATCGGTGCATAG
- the phnA gene encoding phosphonoacetate hydrolase, with the protein MNAPGPPPPSWDSRREGGVQVNGRVLAWPARPSVVVCFDGCDPEYIDAARAAGVIPTLDRMARDGFSTLARAAMPTFTNPNNISIVCGAPPAVHGVSGNYYLDRETGREVMMVDAAPLRAPTILASFSQAGATVVAVTAKDKLRKALAKDLRGIAFSSEHAAAATGAEHGIAGVVELVGRPQPDPYSADLSLFVLDAGIALLRTRRPDLMYLSLSDYVQHRYAPGTPEANAFLHAVDERLAALLALDAVVGVVADHGMTDMALPDGRPNVLYLGDRLDDAFGEGATRVICPITDPFVRHHGALGGFVRVHLMRPDADPVWRGANGRDAVLRRVRSLPGVGLALVREEACARFETPFDREGDIAVVGERGCAIGARAVDHDLSQLAGERLRSHGSLAEQPVPFFVSRRVTPEYAARASLRNFDVFEYILNGTY; encoded by the coding sequence GTGAACGCGCCGGGCCCGCCTCCCCCTTCGTGGGACTCACGCCGCGAAGGCGGGGTCCAGGTCAACGGCCGGGTGCTGGCGTGGCCGGCGCGGCCGTCCGTGGTCGTGTGTTTCGACGGCTGCGACCCCGAGTACATCGACGCCGCGCGGGCCGCCGGAGTGATTCCGACCCTCGACCGGATGGCGCGGGACGGGTTCTCGACCCTCGCGCGGGCGGCGATGCCCACGTTCACCAACCCCAACAACATCTCGATCGTCTGCGGGGCGCCGCCTGCGGTCCACGGCGTGTCGGGCAACTACTATCTCGACCGCGAGACCGGGCGCGAGGTCATGATGGTGGATGCGGCGCCGCTGCGGGCGCCGACGATTCTCGCGTCCTTCTCCCAGGCCGGCGCCACCGTCGTTGCCGTCACGGCGAAGGACAAGCTGCGCAAGGCGCTGGCGAAGGACCTCCGCGGGATCGCCTTCTCATCCGAGCACGCCGCCGCGGCCACCGGGGCCGAGCACGGCATCGCCGGCGTCGTCGAATTGGTGGGCCGTCCGCAGCCCGATCCGTACAGCGCCGATCTCTCACTGTTCGTGCTCGACGCCGGGATCGCATTGCTGCGAACGCGCCGGCCGGATCTCATGTACCTCTCCCTGTCGGATTACGTTCAGCACCGCTACGCGCCGGGGACACCGGAAGCCAACGCGTTCCTGCACGCCGTCGACGAGCGGCTGGCGGCGCTGCTGGCCCTCGATGCCGTCGTCGGGGTCGTCGCCGACCACGGGATGACCGACATGGCGCTGCCGGACGGCCGGCCCAACGTTCTGTACCTCGGCGACCGCCTGGACGATGCGTTCGGCGAGGGCGCCACGCGCGTGATCTGTCCCATCACGGACCCGTTCGTGCGCCACCACGGGGCGCTGGGCGGATTCGTGCGGGTGCACCTGATGCGGCCCGACGCGGACCCCGTCTGGCGCGGGGCGAACGGTCGGGACGCCGTGCTGCGCCGCGTGCGGTCGCTGCCGGGTGTGGGTCTCGCCCTGGTCCGGGAGGAGGCCTGCGCGAGGTTCGAGACGCCGTTCGACCGCGAAGGCGACATCGCCGTCGTGGGCGAGCGCGGATGCGCGATCGGCGCGCGCGCCGTCGATCACGATCTGTCACAGCTGGCGGGGGAGCGACTCCGCTCGCACGGAAGCCTGGCCGAGCAGCCCGTCCCGTTCTTCGTCTCCCGGCGTGTGACCCCGGAATACGCCGCGCGTGCATCGCTGCGCAACTTCGACGTCTTCGAGTACATCCTCAACGGCACGTACTGA